A single region of the Streptomyces sp. NBC_00425 genome encodes:
- a CDS encoding GntR family transcriptional regulator, with the protein MTAPVVHSLREQIREHIVEGIVSGRWQPGERIVERRIATELEVSQTPVREALRELESLRLIESAPNKGVRVRNLTAADLEESYPVRAGLEAIAAELAAGRLAEDCSALEPHVAALYEADRASDGTGQVRHTVGFHRELVRAAGNSVLLHTWEGLGIEVFTALSIRWLGTVQQSYAEEHEELVQAFRRRDPRIAELVKAHVLGCAPRP; encoded by the coding sequence ATGACCGCGCCCGTCGTCCACTCGCTGCGCGAACAGATCCGCGAGCACATCGTGGAGGGGATCGTCAGCGGGCGCTGGCAGCCGGGCGAGCGGATCGTGGAGCGCCGGATCGCCACCGAGCTGGAGGTCAGCCAGACGCCGGTGCGGGAGGCGCTGCGCGAGCTGGAGTCGCTGCGGCTGATCGAGTCCGCGCCGAACAAGGGCGTGCGGGTGCGCAACCTGACGGCGGCCGACCTGGAGGAGAGCTACCCGGTCCGGGCGGGCCTTGAGGCGATCGCGGCGGAGCTGGCGGCCGGAAGGCTGGCCGAGGACTGCTCGGCGCTCGAACCGCATGTCGCCGCCCTCTACGAGGCCGACCGCGCGTCCGACGGCACCGGCCAGGTGCGGCACACCGTCGGCTTCCACCGCGAGCTGGTGCGGGCGGCCGGGAACTCCGTGCTGCTGCACACCTGGGAGGGCCTCGGCATCGAGGTGTTCACGGCGCTGTCCATCCGCTGGCTGGGGACCGTGCAGCAGTCGTACGCGGAGGAGCACGAGGAGCTGGTGCAGGCGTTCCGGCGGCGGGATCCGCGGATCGCGGAGCTGGTGAAGGCGCACGTCCTCGGGTGCGCTCCCCGCCCGTAG
- the sucB gene encoding 2-oxoglutarate dehydrogenase, E2 component, dihydrolipoamide succinyltransferase, with product MAVSVTLPALGESVTEGTVTRWLKAEGERVEADEPLLEVSTDKVDTEIPSPAAGILASIKVAEDETVEVGAELAVIDDGSGAADASPPVAEATEPAPEPAPAVQPSTEQAAPAPAPTAEAASGAGSAEGTDVVLPALGESVTEGTVTRWLKSVGDSVEADEPLLEVSTDKVDTEIPAPTSGVLLEITVAEDETAEVGAKLAVIGAPGAAPAAAPAPAAPAPAPAAEAPAPAAPAPAPAAPAPAPAPVAAAPAPAAPAPAPAVPAPVTPAPAAAPAQPADEGAYVTPLVRKLAAENGVDLGAVKGTGVGGRIRKQDVIAAAEAAKAAAAPAPAAAAPAAPAAKKAPTLEASPLRGQTVKMPRIRKVIGDNMVKALHEQAQLSSVVEVDITRLMKLRAQAKDSFAAREGVKLSPMPFFVKAAAQALKAHPAVNARINVDEGTITYFDTESIGIAVDSEKGLMTPVIKHAGDLNIAGIAKATADLAGKVRANKITPDELSGATFTISNTGSRGALFDTIIVPPNQVAILGIGATVKRPAVIETEEGTVIGVRDMTYLTLSYDHRLVDGADAARYLTAVKAILEAGEFEVELGL from the coding sequence ATGGCGGTTTCCGTAACCCTTCCGGCGCTCGGCGAGAGCGTCACCGAGGGCACTGTCACCCGCTGGCTGAAGGCCGAGGGTGAGCGCGTAGAGGCCGACGAGCCCCTGCTCGAGGTGTCGACCGACAAGGTCGACACCGAGATCCCCTCCCCCGCAGCCGGCATCCTGGCCTCCATCAAGGTCGCCGAGGACGAGACGGTCGAGGTCGGCGCCGAGCTGGCCGTCATCGACGACGGCAGCGGTGCGGCTGACGCCAGCCCGCCTGTGGCTGAGGCCACCGAGCCGGCCCCCGAGCCGGCCCCGGCCGTCCAGCCCTCCACCGAGCAGGCGGCTCCCGCCCCGGCTCCCACCGCCGAGGCCGCTTCCGGCGCCGGCTCCGCCGAGGGCACGGACGTCGTCCTGCCCGCGCTCGGCGAGTCCGTCACCGAGGGCACCGTCACCCGCTGGCTGAAGTCGGTCGGCGACTCGGTCGAGGCCGACGAGCCGCTGCTCGAGGTCTCCACCGACAAGGTCGACACCGAGATCCCGGCGCCCACCTCCGGTGTGCTGCTCGAGATCACGGTCGCCGAGGACGAGACCGCCGAGGTCGGCGCCAAGCTGGCCGTCATCGGCGCCCCGGGCGCGGCTCCGGCCGCCGCTCCGGCCCCGGCCGCCCCGGCTCCGGCGCCCGCCGCCGAGGCCCCCGCCCCCGCGGCTCCGGCTCCGGCCCCCGCCGCGCCGGCTCCCGCCCCCGCTCCGGTCGCCGCCGCCCCGGCCCCGGCTGCTCCGGCGCCCGCGCCGGCCGTTCCGGCCCCGGTCACCCCGGCTCCGGCCGCGGCTCCCGCGCAGCCTGCCGACGAGGGCGCCTACGTCACCCCGCTGGTGCGCAAGCTCGCCGCCGAGAACGGCGTCGACCTGGGCGCCGTCAAGGGCACCGGCGTCGGCGGCCGCATCCGCAAGCAGGACGTCATCGCCGCCGCCGAGGCCGCGAAGGCCGCCGCCGCTCCGGCTCCGGCCGCAGCCGCCCCGGCCGCCCCCGCCGCGAAGAAGGCCCCGACGCTCGAGGCCTCCCCGCTGCGCGGCCAGACCGTGAAGATGCCCCGCATCCGCAAGGTCATCGGCGACAACATGGTCAAGGCGCTGCACGAGCAGGCGCAGCTGTCCTCGGTCGTCGAGGTCGACATCACCCGGCTGATGAAGCTCCGCGCGCAGGCGAAGGACTCCTTCGCGGCCCGCGAGGGCGTGAAGCTCTCCCCGATGCCGTTCTTCGTCAAGGCGGCGGCCCAGGCGCTGAAGGCCCACCCGGCCGTCAACGCCCGGATCAACGTGGACGAGGGCACGATCACCTACTTCGACACCGAGAGCATCGGTATCGCGGTGGACTCGGAGAAGGGCCTGATGACCCCGGTCATCAAGCACGCGGGCGACCTGAACATCGCCGGCATCGCCAAGGCCACGGCCGACCTGGCGGGCAAGGTCCGCGCGAACAAGATCACCCCGGACGAGCTGTCCGGCGCGACCTTCACCATCAGCAACACCGGCTCGCGCGGCGCGCTGTTCGACACGATCATCGTGCCGCCGAACCAGGTCGCGATCCTCGGCATCGGCGCGACGGTCAAGCGTCCGGCCGTCATCGAGACGGAGGAGGGCACGGTCATCGGCGTCCGCGACATGACGTACCTGACCCTGTCCTACGACCACCGTCTGGTCGACGGCGCCGACGCGGCCCGTTACCTGACCGCGGTCAAGGCGATCCTCGAGGCCGGCGAGTTCGAGGTCGAGCTCGGACTCTGA
- the lpdA gene encoding dihydrolipoyl dehydrogenase — protein sequence MANDASTVFDLVILGGGSGGYAAALRGAQLGLDVALIEKDKVGGTCLHRGCIPTKALLHAGEIADQARESEQFGVKATFEGIDVPAVHKYKDGVISGLYKGLQGLIASRKVTYIEGEGRLSSPTSVDVNGQRVQGRHVLLATGSVPKSLPGLEIDGNRIISSDHALVLDRVPKSAIILGGGVIGVEFASAWKSFGADVTVIEGLKHLVPVEDENSSKLLERAFRKRGIKFNLGTFFSKAEYTADGVKVTLADGKEFEAEVLLVAVGRGPVSAGLGYEEQGVATDRGYVLVDEYMRTNVPTVSAVGDLVPTLQLAHVGFAEGMLVAERLAGQKVVPIDYDGVPRVTYCHPEVASVGITEAKAKEIYGADKVVALKYNLAGNGKSKILGTAGEIKLVQVKDGAVVGVHMVGDRMGEQVGEAQLIYNWEALPAEVAQLIHAHPTQNEALGEAHLALAGKPLHSHD from the coding sequence GTGGCGAACGACGCCAGCACCGTTTTCGACCTAGTGATCCTCGGCGGTGGTAGCGGTGGTTACGCCGCGGCCCTGCGCGGGGCGCAGCTGGGCCTGGACGTCGCCCTGATCGAGAAGGACAAGGTCGGCGGTACCTGCCTGCACCGGGGGTGCATCCCCACCAAGGCCCTGCTGCACGCGGGCGAGATCGCCGACCAGGCCCGCGAGAGCGAGCAGTTCGGCGTCAAGGCCACCTTCGAGGGCATCGACGTCCCCGCCGTCCACAAGTACAAGGACGGCGTCATCTCCGGCCTGTACAAGGGCCTTCAGGGACTCATCGCCTCCCGCAAGGTGACGTACATCGAGGGTGAGGGCCGGCTGTCCTCCCCGACCTCCGTCGACGTGAACGGACAGCGCGTCCAGGGCCGTCACGTGCTCCTGGCGACCGGCTCCGTGCCGAAGTCGCTGCCGGGCCTGGAGATCGACGGCAACCGGATCATCTCCTCCGACCACGCCCTCGTCCTGGACCGCGTGCCGAAGTCCGCGATCATCCTGGGCGGCGGCGTCATCGGCGTCGAGTTCGCCTCGGCGTGGAAGTCCTTCGGCGCCGACGTGACGGTCATCGAGGGCCTCAAGCACCTCGTGCCGGTCGAGGACGAGAACTCCTCGAAGCTGCTCGAGCGCGCGTTCCGCAAGCGCGGCATCAAGTTCAACCTGGGCACCTTCTTCTCGAAGGCCGAGTACACCGCCGACGGCGTCAAGGTCACCCTGGCCGACGGCAAGGAGTTCGAGGCCGAGGTCCTGCTGGTCGCGGTGGGCCGCGGGCCCGTCTCCGCCGGTCTCGGTTACGAGGAGCAGGGCGTCGCGACGGACCGCGGTTACGTCCTGGTCGACGAGTACATGCGCACCAACGTCCCGACCGTCTCCGCCGTCGGCGACCTGGTCCCCACGCTCCAGCTCGCGCACGTCGGCTTCGCCGAGGGCATGCTGGTCGCGGAGCGTCTGGCCGGCCAGAAGGTCGTTCCGATCGACTACGACGGCGTCCCCCGGGTGACGTACTGCCACCCCGAGGTCGCCTCCGTGGGCATCACCGAGGCCAAGGCCAAGGAGATCTACGGCGCGGACAAGGTCGTCGCTCTGAAGTACAACCTCGCGGGCAACGGCAAGAGCAAGATCCTGGGCACCGCGGGCGAGATCAAGCTCGTCCAGGTGAAGGACGGTGCCGTCGTCGGCGTCCACATGGTCGGCGACCGCATGGGCGAGCAGGTCGGCGAAGCCCAGCTGATCTACAACTGGGAGGCGCTGCCCGCCGAGGTCGCGCAGCTCATCCACGCCCACCCGACGCAGAACGAGGCGCTCGGCGAGGCCCACCTGGCCCTGGCGGGCAAGCCGCTGCACTCGCACGACTGA
- a CDS encoding leucyl aminopeptidase, which produces MTALTLSTAAAPGLRADAIVIGVAKGAKGPIVAPGAEAVDTAFDGRLAGVLETLGASGAEGEVTKLPAPAGFKTPLVLAVGLGSEPEKDAAYEPEALRRAAGAAARILGGSKKAAFALPVTDAGDIGAIGEGVVLGAYSFDAYKQNARSGNGAKAKNAKAPLAEAALLGGKPRDAAHKAALLRAAAVGEELNRARDLINMPPNDLDPEAFAGIAQAAAKEHGIKVQVLDEKALAKGGYGGILGVGAGSAAAPRLVKLSYTSAKATKHLAFVGKGITYDSGGISLKPAGHNETMKCDMSGAAAVFAAVVAAARLGLEVNVTGWLALAENMPSGSATRPGDVLRMYSGKTVEVLNTDAEGRLVLADALWAASAEKPDAIVDVATLTGAMMLALGSRTFGIMANDDAFRSAVHEAAEEVGEPAWPMPLPEHLRKGMDSTVADLANMGERMGGGLVAGLFLREFVGEGITWAHLDIAGPAFNEGGPFGYTPKGGTGTAVRTLVRLAELTAAGDLG; this is translated from the coding sequence GTGACTGCTCTCACTCTCAGCACCGCCGCGGCGCCCGGCCTGCGGGCCGACGCGATCGTGATCGGTGTCGCCAAGGGCGCAAAGGGCCCGATCGTTGCCCCGGGCGCCGAAGCCGTCGACACGGCGTTCGACGGCCGGCTCGCCGGCGTTCTGGAGACCCTCGGGGCCTCCGGCGCCGAGGGCGAGGTGACGAAGCTGCCCGCACCGGCCGGCTTCAAGACGCCGCTCGTGCTCGCGGTGGGGCTCGGCTCCGAGCCCGAGAAGGACGCCGCGTACGAGCCCGAGGCGCTGCGCCGGGCGGCCGGCGCCGCCGCCCGCATCCTCGGCGGCTCCAAGAAGGCCGCCTTCGCGCTGCCCGTGACCGACGCGGGCGACATCGGCGCGATCGGCGAGGGCGTGGTGCTCGGCGCCTACTCCTTCGACGCGTACAAGCAGAACGCGCGCTCGGGCAACGGCGCCAAGGCCAAGAACGCCAAGGCGCCGCTCGCCGAGGCCGCCCTGCTCGGCGGGAAGCCGCGCGACGCCGCCCACAAGGCCGCGCTGCTGCGCGCCGCCGCCGTCGGCGAGGAGCTCAACCGGGCCCGCGACCTGATCAACATGCCGCCGAACGACCTCGACCCGGAGGCGTTCGCCGGCATCGCGCAGGCCGCGGCGAAGGAACACGGCATCAAGGTGCAGGTCCTCGACGAGAAGGCGCTCGCCAAGGGCGGCTACGGCGGCATCCTCGGCGTCGGCGCCGGCTCGGCGGCGGCTCCGCGCCTGGTCAAGCTGTCGTACACGTCCGCCAAGGCGACCAAGCACCTCGCGTTCGTCGGAAAGGGCATCACCTACGACTCGGGCGGCATCTCGCTCAAGCCCGCCGGGCACAACGAGACGATGAAGTGCGACATGAGCGGGGCCGCGGCGGTCTTCGCCGCGGTCGTCGCCGCCGCCCGGCTCGGTCTCGAGGTGAACGTCACCGGCTGGCTGGCGCTCGCCGAGAACATGCCGTCCGGCTCCGCCACCCGCCCGGGTGACGTGCTGCGCATGTACAGCGGCAAGACCGTCGAGGTCCTCAACACCGACGCCGAGGGCCGTTTGGTCCTCGCGGACGCGCTGTGGGCGGCCTCCGCGGAGAAGCCGGACGCGATCGTCGACGTGGCGACCCTGACCGGCGCGATGATGCTGGCGCTCGGCAGCCGCACCTTCGGGATCATGGCGAACGACGACGCGTTCCGCTCGGCGGTGCACGAGGCCGCCGAGGAGGTCGGTGAGCCGGCGTGGCCGATGCCGCTGCCGGAGCACCTGCGCAAGGGCATGGACTCCACCGTCGCGGACCTCGCGAACATGGGCGAGCGGATGGGCGGCGGACTGGTCGCCGGCCTCTTCCTGCGCGAGTTCGTGGGCGAGGGGATCACCTGGGCGCACCTGGACATCGCCGGTCCGGCGTTCAACGAGGGCGGCCCCTTCGGCTACACGCCCAAGGGCGGCACCGGCACCGCCGTGCGGACCCTGGTGCGGCTGGCGGAGCTGACCGCCGCCGGCGATCTGGGCTGA
- a CDS encoding adenosylcobinamide-GDP ribazoletransferase yields MSTVSPPASPLDGLRFAFGTLTVLPVRVTRWDRPAARGGMLSAPLVGLVVGGCAAGLGLLLLWLGASPLLAAVASAAGPAVLTRGLHLDGLADTADGLGSGKPAEDALRIMKQSDIGPFGVLTLVLVLLAQTAALAQAYGDSWRRGAVAAVVSAVAARLALTLAARTGVPAARPEGLGAAVAGVVPLAGAAAVAAACVAVAAVGGGLSGTADGVRAAASVVLALAAAELLLRHCTRRFGGVTGDVFGGLAETAATTALTVLALGG; encoded by the coding sequence GTGTCCACTGTCTCGCCCCCCGCCTCCCCCCTCGACGGCCTGCGCTTCGCCTTCGGCACCCTCACCGTGCTGCCGGTGCGGGTGACCCGCTGGGACCGTCCGGCCGCCCGTGGCGGGATGCTGAGCGCGCCCCTGGTCGGGCTGGTCGTCGGCGGCTGCGCGGCGGGGCTCGGGCTGCTGCTGCTGTGGCTGGGCGCGAGCCCGCTGCTCGCCGCCGTCGCCTCGGCCGCCGGGCCCGCCGTCCTCACCCGGGGACTGCATCTCGACGGGCTGGCCGACACCGCGGACGGTCTGGGCAGCGGCAAGCCCGCCGAGGACGCGCTGCGGATCATGAAGCAGTCGGACATCGGCCCGTTCGGCGTGCTCACGCTCGTGCTGGTGCTGCTCGCCCAGACGGCCGCCCTGGCCCAGGCGTACGGCGATTCCTGGAGGCGGGGCGCGGTCGCCGCCGTCGTCTCGGCGGTCGCCGCGCGGCTGGCGCTCACCCTGGCCGCCCGCACCGGGGTTCCGGCGGCCCGGCCGGAGGGGCTGGGCGCGGCGGTCGCCGGGGTGGTGCCGCTCGCGGGCGCGGCGGCCGTGGCGGCCGCCTGCGTCGCCGTCGCGGCCGTGGGCGGCGGGCTGTCCGGCACGGCCGACGGGGTGCGAGCGGCCGCCTCGGTCGTCCTGGCCCTCGCCGCCGCCGAACTCCTGCTGCGCCACTGCACGCGCCGCTTCGGCGGGGTCACCGGGGACGTGTTCGGCGGGCTGGCGGAGACCGCGGCGACGACCGCGCTGACGGTGCTGGCGCTGGGCGGGTAG
- a CDS encoding phosphatidylglycerol lysyltransferase domain-containing protein has translation MGNTRGAAAFAVWYLRAVASVNFLSAVWVTLGQDVRRHNQADFFTPYLLTAGFASGLFTAFLAVTMGRRKRAAWILNLALSGSFLGLLALAMAFPEIRRHPQNWVSLGLTAVFVAALLAGRSAFYAKGDRSNPRLAAAVGAGGLLGASLLAALLVTVTDRASAPSTFLERWRYGALRLVSVTADAHRVPGIAPPTWVDVAVNVLSTALLLAVLYAAFRSRRAVDPLTEDDEKRLRELLDRHGERDSLGYFALRREKSVCWSPTGKAAVAYRVVGGVSLASGDPLGDPEAWPGAIEPWLAEARAHGWIPAVTGASEEAGTVYARHGLDALELGDEAVVEVADFTLEGRAMRTVRQACNRVRRAGHTVRVRRHEDIPADEMAYLVRRADDWRDGAAERGFSMALGRLGDPRDGRCVMLECTDADGELRALLSFVPWGPRGLSLDLMRRDRDGDNGLTEFMIIELLRRARETGIVQVSLNFAVFRSVFERGARLGAGPVLRLWRSLLCFFSRWWQIESLYRANAKYRPVWEPRFLLFEKSADLPRIAVASARAEGFLEAPCLPGLPGRPRRGRLESRR, from the coding sequence ATGGGCAACACCCGGGGCGCCGCCGCCTTCGCCGTCTGGTACCTGCGCGCCGTCGCGTCCGTCAACTTCCTCAGCGCGGTGTGGGTCACCCTGGGGCAGGACGTACGACGGCACAACCAGGCCGACTTCTTCACGCCGTACCTGCTGACGGCCGGGTTCGCGTCCGGGCTCTTCACCGCGTTCCTCGCCGTCACCATGGGGCGGCGCAAGCGGGCCGCGTGGATCCTGAACCTGGCCCTGAGCGGGTCCTTCCTCGGGCTGCTCGCCCTGGCCATGGCGTTCCCGGAGATCCGGCGCCATCCCCAGAACTGGGTCTCGCTCGGGCTGACCGCCGTGTTCGTCGCCGCGCTGCTGGCCGGGCGGAGCGCGTTCTACGCCAAGGGCGACCGGTCCAACCCGCGGCTCGCCGCGGCCGTCGGCGCGGGCGGGCTGCTGGGCGCCTCGCTGCTGGCCGCGCTGCTGGTGACGGTCACCGACCGGGCGTCCGCGCCCTCCACGTTCCTCGAACGCTGGCGCTACGGCGCGCTGCGGCTGGTCTCCGTCACGGCGGACGCCCACCGCGTCCCCGGGATCGCGCCTCCCACCTGGGTCGACGTCGCCGTCAACGTGCTGAGCACGGCGCTCCTGCTGGCCGTGCTGTACGCCGCCTTCCGCTCCCGGCGGGCCGTCGACCCGCTCACCGAGGACGACGAGAAGCGGCTGCGGGAACTGCTCGACCGGCACGGCGAGCGGGACTCGCTCGGCTACTTCGCACTGCGCCGGGAGAAGAGCGTGTGCTGGTCGCCGACCGGGAAGGCCGCCGTCGCCTACCGGGTCGTCGGCGGGGTGTCGTTGGCCTCGGGGGATCCGCTCGGCGACCCGGAGGCCTGGCCGGGGGCGATCGAGCCGTGGCTCGCCGAGGCGCGGGCGCACGGATGGATCCCGGCGGTGACGGGCGCGAGCGAGGAGGCCGGGACGGTGTACGCCCGGCACGGGCTGGACGCGCTGGAGCTCGGGGACGAGGCCGTCGTCGAGGTCGCCGACTTCACCCTCGAGGGACGCGCGATGCGGACGGTCCGGCAGGCGTGCAACCGGGTCCGCCGGGCCGGTCACACCGTGCGCGTACGACGCCACGAGGACATCCCGGCCGACGAGATGGCGTACCTGGTGCGGCGGGCCGACGACTGGCGCGACGGGGCCGCCGAGCGCGGGTTCAGCATGGCGCTCGGGCGGCTCGGGGACCCGCGGGACGGGCGCTGCGTGATGCTGGAGTGCACCGACGCCGACGGCGAACTGCGCGCCCTGCTCTCGTTCGTGCCGTGGGGACCGCGCGGGCTGTCGCTCGACCTGATGCGGCGCGACCGCGACGGCGACAACGGGCTGACCGAGTTCATGATCATCGAACTGCTGCGGCGCGCCCGGGAGACGGGGATCGTCCAGGTCTCGCTGAACTTCGCGGTGTTCCGCTCGGTCTTCGAACGGGGCGCACGGCTGGGCGCCGGACCGGTGCTGCGGCTGTGGCGGTCGCTGCTGTGCTTCTTCTCCCGATGGTGGCAGATCGAGTCCCTCTACCGCGCCAACGCCAAGTACCGGCCCGTCTGGGAGCCGCGTTTCCTGCTGTTCGAGAAGAGCGCGGACCTGCCGCGCATCGCCGTGGCGTCGGCGCGCGCCGAGGGCTTCCTGGAGGCGCCCTGTCTGCCCGGTCTGCCGGGGCGTCCGCGCCGGGGGCGCCTGGAGAGCCGGCGGTGA
- the cobT gene encoding nicotinate-nucleotide--dimethylbenzimidazole phosphoribosyltransferase, translating into MSSLNLDDFTDLIERPDGGVRRDAEARRERQIVPPGSLGRLDDLGEWLAAAQGSSPVRPIVRPRVVLFAGDHGVAELGVSVRPPGGAAELVRAVLEGGRPVSVLARRLDVPVRVVDMALDCDPDAFPEDVVRHRVRRGSGRIDIEDALTAEEAEAAFAAGVAVADEEADSGTDLVVLGDVSVGGTTAAGVLVAALCGTDASVVTGRGGEAIDDLAWMRKCAAVRDALRRARPVLGDQLQLLATVGGADLAAMTGFLLQCAVRKLPVVLDGVVAAACALVGQRVAFRAPDWWLAGHASGEPGQAKALDRMALEPLLDQGVKVGEGAGALLALPLVRAAAALAAELPEKPEVSPEETKDDTGADTRNETREGTREGAGAEPQAGPEDH; encoded by the coding sequence ATGAGCTCGCTTAATCTCGACGACTTCACCGATCTGATCGAGCGTCCCGACGGCGGCGTGCGCCGCGACGCGGAGGCCCGCCGGGAACGTCAGATCGTGCCGCCCGGGTCGCTGGGGCGCCTGGACGACCTCGGCGAGTGGCTGGCGGCGGCGCAGGGCTCGTCGCCCGTGCGGCCGATCGTGCGGCCGCGGGTGGTGCTGTTCGCGGGCGACCACGGGGTGGCCGAGCTCGGTGTCTCCGTCCGGCCGCCGGGCGGCGCGGCGGAGTTGGTGCGGGCGGTCCTGGAGGGCGGCCGGCCGGTCTCCGTGCTCGCCCGCCGCCTCGACGTCCCCGTGCGGGTCGTCGACATGGCGCTGGACTGCGATCCGGACGCCTTCCCGGAGGACGTCGTACGGCACCGGGTGCGGCGCGGCAGCGGCCGCATCGACATCGAGGACGCGTTGACGGCGGAGGAGGCCGAGGCCGCCTTCGCGGCGGGCGTGGCCGTCGCCGACGAGGAGGCCGACTCGGGAACCGACCTGGTCGTGCTGGGCGACGTCAGTGTCGGCGGGACGACGGCCGCGGGCGTGCTCGTGGCGGCGCTGTGCGGGACCGACGCGTCCGTGGTGACGGGGCGCGGCGGGGAGGCGATCGACGACCTGGCGTGGATGCGCAAGTGCGCCGCCGTCCGGGACGCGCTCCGGCGGGCGCGGCCGGTGCTCGGCGACCAGTTGCAGTTGCTGGCGACGGTGGGCGGCGCCGACCTCGCCGCCATGACGGGCTTTCTGCTCCAGTGCGCGGTACGGAAGTTGCCGGTCGTCCTCGACGGTGTCGTGGCGGCCGCCTGTGCGCTGGTCGGGCAGCGCGTCGCGTTCCGGGCGCCGGACTGGTGGCTGGCCGGGCACGCCAGCGGCGAACCGGGTCAGGCCAAGGCACTCGACCGGATGGCCCTGGAACCGCTCCTCGACCAGGGCGTGAAGGTCGGCGAGGGCGCCGGCGCGCTGCTCGCCCTGCCGCTGGTGCGAGCCGCCGCGGCGCTGGCCGCCGAGCTTCCGGAGAAACCCGAGGTCTCGCCGGAGGAGACGAAGGACGACACAGGGGCGGACACCCGGAACGAGACCCGGGAGGGGACTCGGGAAGGGGCCGGGGCGGAGCCCCAGGCTGGGCCCGAAGACCACTAA
- a CDS encoding class I SAM-dependent methyltransferase produces MPPRPVHEPRRDDCPWCGSESLRTRLRAPDLRHPRPGTFVVDECRDCRHAFQNPRLTAEGLELYAAREDHRRTTRGRLRATARTMLPFPEPESWLDVGTGDAAFPEAARDLFAYTAFDGVDPAPAVRWAHAAGRLDEAHMGRLTNPETLSRLRGRYDVVSMLHHLEHTRDPRQELAAALTALRPGGHLLLELPDPASAFAAVLGKWWPDHDQPRHLQLIPQANLRAELEARGCEIVVADRSGPHAPGDLAAAASLCLRRTRLRPAAGPLITLAAALDHLLAPALRRTRFSNAYRIVARRP; encoded by the coding sequence ATGCCCCCCAGGCCCGTCCACGAGCCGCGTCGCGACGACTGCCCCTGGTGCGGCTCGGAGAGCCTGCGCACCCGGCTGCGCGCACCCGACCTGCGCCACCCCAGGCCGGGCACGTTCGTGGTCGACGAATGCCGGGACTGCCGGCACGCCTTCCAGAACCCGCGCCTGACCGCCGAGGGACTGGAGCTCTACGCCGCGCGGGAGGACCACCGCCGGACCACCCGCGGACGCCTGCGGGCGACGGCCCGCACCATGCTGCCCTTCCCCGAGCCGGAGAGCTGGCTGGACGTCGGGACGGGAGACGCGGCCTTCCCGGAGGCGGCGAGGGACCTGTTCGCCTACACGGCGTTCGACGGGGTGGACCCGGCGCCCGCGGTGCGGTGGGCGCACGCGGCCGGACGGCTCGACGAGGCCCACATGGGACGGCTGACGAACCCCGAGACGCTGTCCCGGCTGCGCGGCCGCTACGACGTCGTCAGCATGCTCCACCACCTGGAACACACCCGGGACCCACGGCAGGAGCTCGCCGCGGCGCTGACGGCCCTGCGTCCCGGCGGCCATCTGCTCCTCGAACTCCCGGATCCGGCCAGCGCCTTTGCCGCCGTCCTCGGCAAGTGGTGGCCCGACCACGACCAGCCCCGCCACCTCCAACTGATCCCGCAGGCCAACCTGCGGGCCGAACTCGAAGCCCGGGGCTGCGAGATCGTCGTGGCGGACCGCAGCGGCCCGCACGCGCCGGGGGACCTGGCGGCCGCGGCCTCGCTCTGCCTGCGCCGCACCCGGCTGCGCCCGGCGGCCGGCCCGCTGATCACCCTGGCCGCCGCCCTCGACCACCTCCTGGCCCCGGCCCTGCGCCGCACCCGCTTCTCGAACGCCTACCGGATCGTCGCCCGCAGACCCTGA